A stretch of Brassica napus cultivar Da-Ae chromosome C6, Da-Ae, whole genome shotgun sequence DNA encodes these proteins:
- the LOC111206969 gene encoding kunitz trypsin inhibitor 4-like — translation MNPMFYFLIALTAVLAATANAGGPVLDIDDEIIFDGSYYVIPAFFGADGGGLTLSPLGNKQCPLYIGQKASDANMGIPVRFSNWKSRVGFVPESENLNIEMDVKATICVQSTYWWVAASGMPIVETLIAAGPKPEPRKDSSKSFFQVKKNEDFFRGYNIVFCPNDKDCIDVGVFVDKDGVRRLTLSSTPFPVMFVGATETETLSKTMSII, via the coding sequence ATGAATCCTATGTTTTACTTCCTTATTGCCTTAACCGCGGTTTTAGCTGCGACAGCAAACGCAGGCGGACCAGTTCTCGACATTGATGATGAAATCATATTCGACGGTAGTTACTACGTTATCCCCGCCTTCTTCGGCGCTGACGGTGGCGGCCTCACTCTTTCCCCCCTTGGTAACAAGCAATGTCCCCTCTATATCGGGCAGAAAGCTTCAGACGCCAACATGGGCATTCCCGTAAGATTCTCAAACTGGAAGTCTAGAGTTGGGTTTGTTCCCGAGTCAGAGAACCTTAACATCGAGATGGATGTCAAAGCTACGATCTGCGTTCAGTCAACCTATTGGTGGGTCGCTGCATCCGGCATGCCCATTGTGGAGACTTTAATAGCGGCTGGACCTAAGCCAGAACCTAGAAAAGATTCGTCGAAGAGTTTCTTCCAGGTCAAGAAAAATGAAGATTTTTTTCGTGGCTATAATATTGTGTTTTGTCCTAATGATAAAGACTGCATCGATGTCGGGGTATTTGTGGACAAAGATGGCGTTCGGCGTTTGACTTTAAGCTCCACGCCATTCCCGGTTATGTTCGTGGGCGCTACTGAGACAGAGACTTTGTCCAAGACTATGTCTATTATCTGA